The DNA region ATCCCCAGACATAAGTAGCGGCTATTCGGCTAAAGCTTCTTTGGGAATAAAAACGCGTAAGTAGCCGCGCCCGTGAACACAAGAAACCAACCCAAAAAAAAGGTGGCGGGATAAGCAAACGGAAAGCTGGGCGTCGTCGTGGAATACCGGCTGCAGGTCCTCGCGCTTGATCCAGAGGTTGACCCCGAGGCGGTCGGATAGCTTGGTGGCGAGCTGCAGCGGCGACTCGATTGCCACGTCGTACACCTTGGACGACAGCACGCTGGTCAGGTACTCCATCGCGCCGGGACCTCCATCcccagccgcgccgccgtccccacCGAACCCCTCCCcgtccgcgcccgcgccgcgctccCGGAACCCCGCCACGAGGCGCCCGCTCTCCCTCTGCAGCGACTCCGGCACCACCCGCACcatcggcgccggcggcggcgccggggcggccgcgagcgccgccgcctccgcgggcGTCGTCGCCGCGGCGCTGACGGCCACGCGGGAGGGCCTGCGTTCGTCGCGGCGGAGGGGGGAGGCCGCGGGGAAGGCGGCCGAGGCCgacgcggtggcggcggccgccaTGGTGGTGGTGCCCTCGCGGAATTCCtgatttgtttttttttcctctcgctgggcgcgcgggggcggggccgggcCGGGTGAAGCGGGATGCGTCGTCGCGAGTCGCGGGGGGGGCGGGCGATATGCATATGATGTGGCGCGGAGGAGGACGTGGGTCGTGGGGTGGTCGGGTGGAGGGCGGGGCCCGCGCGGGATCGTGGGGCGTCAGCGTCAAGGATCCCCGCACCCgtccgcgcgcgcgcggccctgGCTTCCTTGGCGGTCTCTACCGTCGTTTTCCGCGCGGGCGCCGGTGCGGGGGCATGCCTAACACGAGCGCGTCGAGGGAGGTCGCCGGCTTGCGGCTCCGCGCATACTGGCGGGCTTACGGGCTCCGTGCCACGCCAGAGGCTGGCCCATGGCGGCATGGCCGAGCCGCTGGGGCGGCGGAGCGTTGGACCATGGGCAGTTTCAGCGCCGACGGGCTGCGTTTGAGTTTTGGCTGCATCGCCGGTCTCATCGCGGCATGAGCTTGACTAAGCACAGGTTTCTTGTGCCCGCTAGAGGGAGAGTGAAGCTTCTCAGGGTTGATGCAAATCGGACCAAGAGACAGAACAGAGCTTGGTACGCATTGTACGATGGCACCCTTCGAGAAAAAACTGTCCAAGAGACCGAAACAAGAGTGTGTGTAGGCGACATTAGCTGTCTACTAGAAGATGTGCCATATGAGATCTTGAGGTGCatgaagagagagggagaagatgacatctatttttttattttttctagatatatattaTTTAGGGAATTTTAACCTAGATAATCTAAGTGCCGGATTTTTATCTTATTCAATTTTAAGCTAAATATATATACGGGTCAACTTCGATTGTGAAGAGAGTATTAGAGCTGTGATCCGTTACTACCCTTAATAGTATTTGATATGCACATAGATATATACTATgtatagatatatataaaaattatgtatctagaaaagttaAAATCATCTAAAAATTTAAAATGGGTAGAGTAATCAACTAACTATTTATGAACAATCAATTTTGTTATTTGTGTCACCGCGTATCACTCAACTATTGGATGTCATGTAGACTAATGATTTGTTTATTATTGGAACAATAAACAACATGAAACCGTGTTATTGATAACAGCCGCCACATATGCCACTGTACAAAATTCGTTTAGGGCCGTGTTAGGCTGAGTGCCGATGCTTATCTACAAGATATATAGTCCAAAATTTGTATCGATTTCTGTTTCGTACTCTCCTCTAATCCTATGAAAATCCTCATTGggttctcttctagtacttgaCACCGAACAAATTCAGCTTGGCCTTTCCAGCCAGCGTATGCAATTTTATTGCACCGTGTGTAGTTAGCTGTTGCGAGCGTGACAGCTATATGATGTGACCGCAGAATAAAACTAGCTAAATTGTTCGTTCAAAGTCACCAAGTTCGCTTGAGCGAAGGCGAATCATGTGCATGTGACCATGCACGTTTGCCGATGGTACAGTATTTTGGAGGATAACGCAATGTTAATGTAGGATTCGGATGGTTGTTGCCTCTACCAACAGAAAAATGCAATGCAAGATGAAAAGAATGACGAAATTAGGGTTTGCAGAATAGACACGTGAAAGAACATTGCTAGTGCTCTTTAAAAGAAAAGTGCATTAATCCAAAATGAACGGCCATGTCAGCACTTCGATGGTTTTATTAATGGTTGGTTTAGTGGGGAGAAAGGGTACATTTCGTCCTTACTCGATAGCGGGATGCTGTTCTGTGCGAAGAGGAATCAAAATTCAGCATCAATCATCCTGCTTGCAGTTtgcaaaaaaagaaagaaaagaagaaaaaaaaagaagtgaATCATAAGCATATACTGAACTATGATAAACTTCTCATGCTTAAATTTGCTTGGACCTCAATCATCAAATGTTTGACGGCAAGCATAGATTCTGACCAttccctttttttaaaaaaaattcactCATCTATGATAAAGCTTATTATACGCATAAGAAATCATGGAAATCGTATGAGAACTTCTCATGTAAGACTTGCTTGGACCTATTTTAACGAAGGGTCCAAATAGCACGACACGAGGCAAGTTGCATGAGATTCAGAGAGATATTAGAGTCATTTTGCAACAAGAAGATTGGAGAGCACAACCTACAGCTATCCAGAGGTGCCGTGAGGATTGAGGCGGCCTCAGAGTTCTCTTTCCGATTCTGGGATGGTTCGCGGCAAGTTGTAGTAGGAGGAAACACTCACAGAACCTTTCTGACCTGATTCACTCAACGTGCAGGTGCAACGGCCACTGCCCGAGGCGTGCATGTGAAAACAGGACATACGACATGCCACGCAATGCAACAGAGATGAGGACCACATTGTGACTCCAAAGTATTCAACCTGGATGGAACAAATTTGGCTCAAAGCACGAGTCTTTTCCAGTATTTAAATATGATCTAGAACTGTTTTAAAACAGGCAAGTATTTTGTAGGCACGGTAATATACTAACCAGATCCAGTGTCGTCGTCTACTGACCCTATCCTATCTACAGCTACAGATAACAATCACTAAATCAGCACGGCTGCCATGAGGTATTTCTATACTCTAGCTTCGAAAGGTCCACAAATTCAAAAGCACAAATCACAGGGGTACGTGTACTCAACTGTTTACCTCTTGGAGTGTTTAAAGGCCAAAATACTTCATGATTTTGTACGCAAAGTCATGTATTAGGCATCACAGTCTGCATTTTGCTGCAGTCCAAACCATATAGTATATCTTAATAGCAATTGTTAAGTGAAGAGTATTTTAAAAAATTATTAGGCATCAAACAATGTAATGTGACGACAAATTGTTCAGAACAGGGAGCACGCTATCAGCTAATGCTTCTGCTTTTGTTATCATGTTGTGTTTTACATGTGAGCTATAGCAATGTCTGAAAGCGTCTCAAACAATTCTCCAACTGAAATTAATTCACAGCCAAAAGGTAGATGATAGAGACCCTCCAACTCTAGATCACTGCAAAAGTACAAAATGCTCAATAAGAGAACATGGACCAAAACGAAGCCCACAAACGAAGCTTTCCAGTTAATAATATCCATCTGTGCTTATTATGAATGAACAGATCGTGTCAAATATGGACCAAAATTCTTAACAAATTTCGTTTGCCAAGCTCCTTATGTCAGTAAACTTCATACAGATATAGAACACTAATTGCTTCAGTATCCTAGGTACAGGAACATAATCATGTGACGGATATCAAATGTATCACTGCATACACTGAAACAGAGTAATGATGAGCAATAATGCTGTGTTCAATGTTATTCTTAAATATTTCTCCTAACCAGAATTGCTACTTCTGAAAGGATGCATCTTTTTATACTGGCTTCAGAGTCACAGGATTGAATGGGCCTTTTTctgaaaaaaaaagggaaatatTTATGTAAACCAACAAGATAGACTGAAACAAGTACACCttactgaaaagtaatgctaaAAGTATCACCATGAACTTCCTATTCCAAATCAACCAGCTACAACCAACCAACCAAAGAGTAAATTGCGATTAGCTTATCAGACAAGAAGTAAAGTGCAAGAGCATACCAACAAGATGTCCAGCATCGATCTTCCTGAGCTTAAAAGTCCTGTGCTCATAGTGATCTGGCTCTGTGACTCAGTTTCCTGTGCTTAAAAGTCTGGAAGTTGcaaatttggaaaaaaaaaggtCGCACTTGCTACCATGGGTTTGACAAGAGAAGCCAAGATTGCTCTGTTGGTTCAGAAGAAGAATGCATAGGTAGGATAACGTATTTCAAACATTTGGTTGACACATGTATACTGATAGCATATTCATGTCAAAAAAAGGGAGCAAACGAATTCAACGACTGAATTAAACAATGATCTGAAGAAAATTGAAACTCGTACTGCAACATAACTAAAACTATCAATATCTCCCAACATATCACTTGTAGAGACAAATGAGAGCATGACTGAGTCTGTGCAACACCAAAGTTCACacaagggaaaagaaaaaaaaaacagaagtATCTACAGGTACCTACCGAATACTTCAACTATCCAATACTCTAGGAATTCATTCTTAACAATGACTTTGCAATAGACAATTGTGATTAGTAATTATAGTTATACAGTTATACtctctccgttccaaattataggtcatTTTGGCATTTCTAGGTGCATAATTTTTTCTATGCATCTAGACATAGGtgtatatctaggtgcatagcaaaaactatgtacctagaaaagctaaaacgatctataatttggaacggagggagcaCATTGCTGCAATTTCATCCATCTAACATCTATTGGATACAAAACTCCAACGATAATGAACcaaaaatttaaggaaaaaATTAATTGCATACTGCAAGATTTACCTCATGGCAGTTTAAATCAACTCTGGATATGAGATGTGGTACTGGAAGATCCCATTCGATGCAATTAATGCAGTTTGTGGCATTTGACATGTCATTTGGACAACAGGCTGCCTAATCATCTGAGCATGTTTACATGAAGCCTGCAGTAATTTCTCTAAACTGTCAAGACATCAGACATCTTCCTTCTTGATAAAAGCAGGAATATCAGTGAGCATACTGAAAATGATTATCACTCCAGTAGTGTGGTTCAGCCAAGCCTTCTGAACTGTATTAGTACCAAATGTTTTATAACAATAATCGTGATTTGTATTGCAGTTTTTCAGTTTGAATATAGAAAGAACATGCCTTCGAATGATCCATACAAAAACAGAAGTTATGGCACTGTTTTTGTTCATATTTTATTGCTATAGTTCATTCGTCCTGCTGCCTTTTCTTTTCAATCTCCTTATGAAGGAAATCCAATATTGTTTCTGTGGCATGGTTTGGCGCAATGCCTTCTGTAATCATCCTCCTCAAGTACTTGTCAGCTTCCTTTAATCTACCAGCTTTTGCATTAATATTAATCAATGTATTAAAAGTGACAACATCTGGCTTCATGCCACTTCTGATTATCTGCTCAAACAAACAGCTTGCTTCTTCAACCTTCCCAACCTTCCCAAACTGATTTATCAGTGTGTTATACATCACAATGTCCATGTAAACACCTTTCTTCGACAACCGGTCAATAATTGTGCTAGCAACCTCTGCTTTTCCCATCTGGCCGAGACCCTGAATGATTAGATTATATGTTGCTACATCATTAGGGCAGAGCTGTCCGCCCCTCTCATGAAGAATTGCCCACACCTGTTTCAAATATCCCTTCTTGACAAATGAGGTCATCAGTGAATTGTATGTATAGCTTGTCCCTTTGTTTCCTAGATTTGTAAAGATCTCAAATAACTTGCAAGCTACACTCAACTTACCTTTGGCTAAAAAAATTGACAAGTATGTATTGATCATGTCAGCATCAAAAGTTTTGCCCCCCATACCTTGCACCCGCTGCCCTCTGTGCATTGTAAATATATCAGAGCTGTTCAAACTGTCAGCACGTTTAGCAAGATGATCCAAGTGTGGTGACAATGACCAATCATCCTTGGGATCATTATTTGGGGGTCCTTCATCAATATCAGTACGTCCTACAGGATCAACCAAACTCATCACGTCATCCATATTACCATCAAAGGAAAACATTGGCATCCCATCTTTTGCCCTGTCCTGAGGGCCTCTCAAGGCAACCATCATGTTTGATTTCCACCGGATGACATCCGGCAATACAGAGCCATCCCTTATAAACTTTACTATTTGTTCTTCCAGGTCCCAACGTTTACTCTTGTTAAAACCTATGAGCAACGATGTTATGGTAACCAAATCAACAACAAAGCCCTGCTGCTCCATCTCCTTCACCAACTCTAGGGCCTCTGCAACTTGTTCCCCCACCCCCTCCTTGCAGAACTCCCGCACCATGATACTATAAGCAATGCCATCCAACAGTTGTCCTTTCCTTCTTAGCTCATAAAACAGCCGGCATGCTGCTTCTGCCCTCCCATTCTTGAACAGCCCATCGATCACAGTGTTGTGTGTGCTCGCTGAGCATTGGATTCCATCTGCCACCATTGTCTCAAAAAATCCACATGCCTCATCAAGCTTCTTCGCTTTAAACAGACCATTGAGAAGCGAATTGTACACAACAACATCACTCACCCCACTGCTGCCCCGCATCTCCTGAAACACACGCAATGCATCATCCATCCGAAAACTCTTGCAGCACCCATTCATGATTGCTCGATAAGTGAACACATCAGGCTCAATTCCAGAAGACTTCATTTCGTCGAAGGTCACCAAAGCATCAGTAATCCGCCCACCAACCACAAGCGCCCGGATGACCGAATTATACGTGCATATGTCCGGCACAACAGGAGGAGTGGCAGCCTTCATTGCTGCGAAAAGCCTCAGCGATATATCCAGCTGCCTCCACTTGCCAAACGCGTGGATGCAAATGTTGTAGAACCTTACATTCGACGGGAGGCCCCTCCtcgacatttcgtcgaacacatGGCGGAAGTCATCGCAGAGGTTCTCCTTTGACAAGGCGAGAATGAGGCGGTTCGTGGCCCGGACGGGCGGTGGGTGGGAGGCGATGGGAAGTAGCCTGCGGATGGCGGGGACGGCCGCGATAATGTCCGGGGAGGCTATGA from Panicum hallii strain FIL2 chromosome 9, PHallii_v3.1, whole genome shotgun sequence includes:
- the LOC112877922 gene encoding pentatricopeptide repeat-containing protein At4g01570; protein product: MPPGLAFPIRGRRLSTAAAATPLSSLTDALLATSLATHLLATPHLPAALLPSAPLPLPVHLHILRHPALPPASKLSFFLAATPPASPLLASTFPALLRALAAGSPPLLDELLPFALSCPSPAALLPALLASLLSASRLDAALALLDAAPPDLLPRLAAAALPSLIASPDIIAAVPAIRRLLPIASHPPPVRATNRLILALSKENLCDDFRHVFDEMSRRGLPSNVRFYNICIHAFGKWRQLDISLRLFAAMKAATPPVVPDICTYNSVIRALVVGGRITDALVTFDEMKSSGIEPDVFTYRAIMNGCCKSFRMDDALRVFQEMRGSSGVSDVVVYNSLLNGLFKAKKLDEACGFFETMVADGIQCSASTHNTVIDGLFKNGRAEAACRLFYELRRKGQLLDGIAYSIMVREFCKEGVGEQVAEALELVKEMEQQGFVVDLVTITSLLIGFNKSKRWDLEEQIVKFIRDGSVLPDVIRWKSNMMVALRGPQDRAKDGMPMFSFDGNMDDVMSLVDPVGRTDIDEGPPNNDPKDDWSLSPHLDHLAKRADSLNSSDIFTMHRGQRVQGMGGKTFDADMINTYLSIFLAKGKLSVACKLFEIFTNLGNKGTSYTYNSLMTSFVKKGYLKQVWAILHERGGQLCPNDVATYNLIIQGLGQMGKAEVASTIIDRLSKKGVYMDIVMYNTLINQFGKVGKVEEASCLFEQIIRSGMKPDVVTFNTLININAKAGRLKEADKYLRRMITEGIAPNHATETILDFLHKEIEKKRQQDE